The Spirochaetales bacterium genomic sequence CAATAAAAACAACAAGCTCGAATTAAAGTATCTATATGACAAACAGAAAATCAATCTCGATTTCAACATCAAGGTTCCAGGCATATTCTTATTTCATATTTCTCCTTATTTTATCGGATTCGATATGGAAGATAAAAAATCGGCCGGGGTAAATGAGTTATTTTTTAAATACTTCAACACCGGTGTGGGCTTGCAGCTGACGGCAGGCAAATACATTATCAACAACACTTCCGGCAACATATTCTTCCCATTTAACTATTTTGACAATTATTTTGATTTCGGTAATATCTATGAAAAAAATTTTGACTCATCCGTTTCACTTTTCAATATATCGGCACATCTGAGTTTGTTTTTGGATGATTTAAGCGTCGATTTTTCAGCGCGATGGATTCCCGGTTTTCATTTTTCCGAAATGGCGGACATATATTTCCTCGCAACCTTGCAAAACGAGTTCGACAGGAATATTTTCCAGTTTGATCTTGGAATCGATATGTTTTGCGGTATTTCATTCAATATTCTTTATGCAATGATCGAAAAATCGTCATACGATTTTTCCGAAGGCATTTACAATGTATTTGGTGTGTCCAACTCAATAAGTTTCATCGAAAATATAATTCTCACAAATGAAATGACAATTTCAAACGGCCACCCACTCTACAAGCTTGTTTTTGAGAATTCCGGCTCGATTATGTATGACTACTGGATCGAGGAAGACATTTCGACAAAGAATACTCGATATTTTCTCGATTATATGGCAGGCATCGATCTCTTGCTGCCATACGATACAAAAATAACTTTTGAATATTACTATCATCAGAACGGGATGACCGGCGAACAATCCGCGGACCTGTTTAACGCGATGGGAAAAGTGTATGCGGAAGATAACGCAGGATACCTACTCCCCATTCAGGCGACATATTTGGCCTATCACACAGGCAACCGGCTAAAACAGCATTATATAGGAATGGTTGTTTCCAAATTGAATATTTTTAACACGCTGGACGTTCGCTCGACATTCATATATTCTCCTTTTGATCTTTCTTTCTCCAATATTTCTTATATCGGTGTAAATATAAATGAAGATATCAATGTCAATACAAACATGATTTTTAATATCGGTGAAAACAAAACGGAGTATGGATCGGCATTATATGACTTCATTCTTACGATCTGCTTTGAACTCAAATTGGATATGTAGCTGTTCCATAGCATTGTCGCTTTACTATAATATTACAAAGCAGTTTGCCGGTTTCATATTGCTTTACAGGAAACGGCCGTTAATGAAGAAACCATATCCGTTATCCATGATAAAAAAGGAGAACAATATGTCCTATGCCATAGTTGCATTAATTCTTGGAATTCTCGGACTGGGTACGGCACTTGCCGTTATATCCATTTATTTTTCTCACAACAGAAAGAAAGTAGCCGGGGGAGAGGGAGGCGGCCGGAAGATCGCCGAACTGGAACAAAGAATAAGCGAATTGGAGAACGACCAACGAATACAGGCTGAAACAATCGATACATTGAAGACCGATGTGGATTTTTACAAGAAACTTCTGAATGATAAATATTCGGAGTGAATAAGGAAGTAAAATGCCACTTTATTAAAATAATGAGACATGGTAAGGTAACGTAATGATACGTTCACATGATTCTTTTATCACAATTCCGGGATCAGAAATCAAGACCTGAAACGGTCGATATAATCCGCATATGGAAATCTTGTAAGATTTTTCCGACAAACGCAAAGGAGTGGTAATTATGACAATCGAACTGGTATCGATACTGCCGAATCCAATGGTAATATCGTTCGTTTACCCTATCTTAAGTATGCCGATGGTAGCAGCCCTCACGCCTGAGAACATCAGTGTAAACATCACCGAAGTAAGAAACGAGAAAGACATACAGGTCAAGGATATCGATCTAGTCGGTATCAGTGCACTGACCTATAACGCCGATATCGCATATAAAATCGCGGATATGTACAGAGAAAAGGGGATAAAGGTGGTCTTGGGCGGTATTCACGTTTCCACATTACCGGATGAAGCACTTATGCATTGCGATGCCGTTGTCATCGGAGAAGCGGAAAAAGTATGGACGACAATAATCGAAGATATTCAAAAAGGCACTCTTAAAGATACTTATAAAGCGGATGAACTTGCCGATCTGAGTATATTGCCGGAAACCCGTCTGGACCTCATGGATAAAAAAAATCATATGACATTGGGAGTTATACATGCGACAAGGGGCTGTCCGTTTAACTGTTATTTCTGCTGTGTCACCGAATATTTCGGCAGAAAATACAGATTCCGACCGGTTGATACTATCGTTGAAGAAATACAAAATTTAAAATCAAAGGGACTGGCAGGATGGGGGAAATTCATCATATTCAATGACGACAATATCGCAGGCAACAGAAAATATGCGAAGGAACTTTTTACAGCCCTGAAAGAGCTTAATATAAAATGGTCCGCACAAACAAACCTTTTTATTGCTGAAGACGATGAATTGCTGGATCTCGCAAGTAAAAGCGGATGCATCGATCTGTTTATAGGAATCGAATCGATCAATGATGAAAACCTCACGAAAATCGGCAAGACAATGAATAAACTTCAGAAATATGAAGATGATATTAAAAAAATCAAAAGCAAAGGCATAACCGTAACCGGGGCGTTTATCCTTGGGCTTGATTATGATGACGAAAGTTCTTTTGAAAGAACTATCCGGTTTATAGAAAAAAACGATATCGATATTCCGGTAATCAGTGTTTTAACGCCATTCCCCGGCACGAGACTCTATAAGGAACTGGAAAACGACAATCGAATCATCGACAGGGACTGGTCAAAATACGATCTTAACCATGTCGTATTCAAACCAAAATTAATGTCGCCTGAAGTACTTGACAGGAAATATAATGAATGCTACCGGATTATTCGAAACAGAATAAAAGCGGGATTGGATAAAAAAGTAAAATATATTCAGGAATAATTGTCCCTCAGGGATTGTTTTATATGACAAAATGACTTGCCGATGTATATTATCCAGAAAAGGTGCATTTTCTGCGGTACCGGATAGTGATAATACACGGGGAATAACGGCATTTTCTCGTTTCCTATATGAAGTATTCTTTTTTTCATATATAATTCAAAAAATGCTTGAAAAATATTACAGATCGTGTTATTGTTTACATCGATATCAGGAGAAACCAAGAAATCAGAATGTGTTATAATAAAAAAAATAATCCTGGGTTGTGTAAAAAAAAGCTATTAAGCAATTTTGTTACATTTAACATTTTTTACTCGTTTTTTATCGTACCCGGGCGGTATTAATGGAAAATAGAACAATAAATATTTAATCGATACGGAGTATGATTTATTATGAAAGTTGTAGAATACGACAGCGTATCACTCCATGATGAATTGAATGTATTGGAAAATTTCATCAATTATAAATATGGAGTTATCAAAAATTGCAGAGATATTGAAAAAAGTTATGAAGATCCGGATTTCTTTCTTTCAATGGCTTCACCATGCAAACCTTGGAATACAAATCTGCTTCCCGGAGAATATCTATTAGGCGACGGGAACGCGGTAAGTATCGATAAAACCGAAGCCACGTTAAGTGCCATTGGAGAATGCCTTGAACGTTATTCATCTGTGTTCTATAATAAAAATTTATTAACATTCGGCTCATATAACGAATTATATGAAAAAGACCATATATTGTTTGTCAATCCCGATGTTTTTGCCCTCTACTCACGAGAACAGAATATAAAAGACAT encodes the following:
- a CDS encoding B12-binding domain-containing radical SAM protein; translation: MTIELVSILPNPMVISFVYPILSMPMVAALTPENISVNITEVRNEKDIQVKDIDLVGISALTYNADIAYKIADMYREKGIKVVLGGIHVSTLPDEALMHCDAVVIGEAEKVWTTIIEDIQKGTLKDTYKADELADLSILPETRLDLMDKKNHMTLGVIHATRGCPFNCYFCCVTEYFGRKYRFRPVDTIVEEIQNLKSKGLAGWGKFIIFNDDNIAGNRKYAKELFTALKELNIKWSAQTNLFIAEDDELLDLASKSGCIDLFIGIESINDENLTKIGKTMNKLQKYEDDIKKIKSKGITVTGAFILGLDYDDESSFERTIRFIEKNDIDIPVISVLTPFPGTRLYKELENDNRIIDRDWSKYDLNHVVFKPKLMSPEVLDRKYNECYRIIRNRIKAGLDKKVKYIQE